The DNA window TATTGCAGTGTTTGGATAAAATATCCAATGTAAACCCCGAACTTTAGGTTTGACAATGTTTAAATACTATTTCACTCTAATGAATGTTGGTGGTGATTATGGTAGAGCGCTCAAAAGTTAGAGTTCTAATAGCTAAACCAGGATTGGATGGTCACGACAGAGGAGCAAAGGTTATAGCGAGAGCCCTTAGAGACGCCGGATTTGAGGTTATTTATACTGGGATAAGACAAACTCCAGAACAAATCGTGGAGTCTGTTGTTCAAGAGGATATAGATGTTTTGGGCCTTAGTATCCTTTCTGGAGCTCACATGGTCCTTATACCAAAAATTTTGAAACTTTTAGAGGAGAAAGGTATAATTCCAAATGAAGATGTTCTTCTACTCGCTGGGGGGATAATACCTCCAGATGATGCTCAAGAGCTTGAAAAGATGGGTGTTGGTAGGGTTTTTGGCCCTGGAAGTCCGATTGAGGAGATTATTAGGTTTATCGAGGAGAACGTTCCTAAACTTAAGAAATTTAGGAGCGAAAGCTAAAGATTTATATTTTCTTTTTGGATAATTAATCCAAGTGATAGACATGATAGATGGATTAATTGAAAGAATGCTTAAAGGTGACAAAAGGGCAACGGCTAGATTGATCACTTTTGTGGAGAATAACGAGGAAAAAGCGAGGGAAATCGTTAAAAAAATTTACCCTTACACTGGAAGGGCCTATATAATTGGAATAACTGGTCCACCCGGTTCTGGAAAATCAACTTTGGTTGATAAGCTCATTAAAAAGGCTAGAGAGGAGGGGAAAGTAGTAGGGGTTATTGCAATAGATCCGACTTCCCCTTTTACAGGAGGGGCTCTTCTTGGGGATAGAATAAGGATGCAACGACATTCAACAGATCCGGGAGTTTTTATAAGGAGTATGGCCACAAGAGGATCTCTTGGAGGTTTGGCTAAGGCAACAAATGATGCTATAAAGATACTTGATGCGTATGGATGTGACGTCATTTTTGTAGAAACTGTAGGTGTCGGACAAATAGAAGTGGATATAGTGAAGACTGCTGACACAGTAGTTTTAGTTACAGTTCCTGGATTGGGGGATGATATTCAAGCAATAAAGGCTGGTTTAATGGAGATAGCAGATATATTTGTGGTCAATAAAGCAGACAAAGAGGGTGCAGATGCCACAATGTTTGAGCTCGAGCTTATGCTTGATTTAGAAAAAGAAAAATGGAATAAGAAAGGGTGGAGGCCATTAATAGTTTCAACT is part of the Thermococcus sp. MV5 genome and encodes:
- a CDS encoding cobalamin B12-binding domain-containing protein, yielding MVERSKVRVLIAKPGLDGHDRGAKVIARALRDAGFEVIYTGIRQTPEQIVESVVQEDIDVLGLSILSGAHMVLIPKILKLLEEKGIIPNEDVLLLAGGIIPPDDAQELEKMGVGRVFGPGSPIEEIIRFIEENVPKLKKFRSES
- the meaB gene encoding methylmalonyl Co-A mutase-associated GTPase MeaB; this encodes MIDGLIERMLKGDKRATARLITFVENNEEKAREIVKKIYPYTGRAYIIGITGPPGSGKSTLVDKLIKKAREEGKVVGVIAIDPTSPFTGGALLGDRIRMQRHSTDPGVFIRSMATRGSLGGLAKATNDAIKILDAYGCDVIFVETVGVGQIEVDIVKTADTVVLVTVPGLGDDIQAIKAGLMEIADIFVVNKADKEGADATMFELELMLDLEKEKWNKKGWRPLIVSTIAFTNKGTEQLWEAINKHREFLLSSGEIEKKRKFRVEEEIKAIVSSTIARKIGEKMGEDDIATLIEKIAKREIDPYSAANLVLEKALGVKA